A portion of the Calliphora vicina chromosome 5, idCalVici1.1, whole genome shotgun sequence genome contains these proteins:
- the LOC135961447 gene encoding ring-infected erythrocyte surface antigen-like, producing MMGKEKYIITPCHMLDVSSNTSASELKLSSSSSASASTSLAELNMYYRREYKRDYRRDLTIDEPVAETVDETVDETVDESVDESVDESVDESVDESVDETVDETVDNTVDETVDETVDETVDETVDETVDETVDETVEETVDETVDETVEETVEETVEETVEETVDETVDETLDETVDETVGETVDETVDETVEETVEESVDETVDETLDETVDETLEETVDETID from the exons ATGATGGGAAAAGAGAAATACATTATAACTCCTTGTCATATGTTGGATGTCAGCAGCAACACATCAGCATCGGAATTGAaattgtcatcatcatcatcagcgtCAGCATCAACATCATTAGCAGAACTGAATATGT actatagacgagaatataaacgagactatagacgagacttaaCTATAGACGAGCCTGTAGccgagactgtagacgagactgtagacgagactgtagacgagagTGTAGACGAGAGTGTAGACGAGAGTGTAGACGAGAGTGTAGACGAGAGTGtagacgagactgtagacgagactgTAGACAATACTGTAGACGAGACCGtagacgagactgtagacgagactgtagacgagactgtagacgagactgtagacgagactgtagacgagactgtagaggagactgtagacgagactgtagacgagactgTAGAGGAGACTGTAGAGGAGACTGTAGAGGAGACTGTAGAggagactgtagacgagactgtagacgaaactttagacgagactgtagacgagactgtaggcgagactgtagacgagactgtagacgagactgTAGAGGAGACTGTAGAGGAGTCTGtagacgagactgtagacgaaactttagacgagactgtagacgaAACTTTAGAagagactgtagacgagactatagactag